In the Gemmatimonas sp. UBA7669 genome, AGCCGGCGTAATGATGGTGCCGGCAAGGAGGGGAGCCAACACCACGGTCAAGGCGCCGAGTGCGAGCAGGGTCCCCACGACGAGCGGCATCGCGCCTTCAGGAATGGCCATCAGCGGTCGTCCTTGAGTGCGGCCTGCAAGCGGGCGAGTTCATCGGGTGTGGCATCGAGGTCTGACAGCGCGTCGTTCGCGGAGGACGAAGACGCGGTTGCCGAGGCTGATACCAGGTCGCGTGCCGCCCGCGCCTCTGCCGCGCGGCGGGCGTTGAGGCGCCAGCTGCGCAGCAACACGCCAATCCCGACGGCGCCGAGCGCCAGTCCGGCAAAGGGCGCAAACCACGCCAGCAGATTGAAGCCCTGCTTGCGCGGTGAATTCAGAATGAAGTCCCCGTAGGTACCGATGAGGGCTTCCATGATCTCGTCTGCCGTGTATCCACCGTCCACGAGACGCTGGATGTCACCATGCACGGCAGGCGAGATACCACACTGAAAGTCCGTGGTGCGGCAGGTGTAGATGTCGAGCGTGCAGGGACAGGGGCAGGCCAGGTTGCGCTCGAAGGCCTCAACCTGCCTGGCGTCCATGGTGGGCTTGGCGCCCGGCTTGGGCGGACGCGACACCGGCTTGTACGAGTCGGCCGACATGGTCACGGTGCCGGTGCTCGCCTCAGGCTGCGCCGGTGCCGCCGCGTCCTGCGCCGTAGCGGGCCAGGCCATGCCCGCCACGCCAACCACGGTCACGCCGGTGCGAAACAGGAAATCCCGGCGCGTGCTGCGAAAAGACGACAAACGCCTCACGCGCCCGCTCCCGCCACTTCGGTGTCACGCCCCATCGGGATTTGCGCCACGTAGCCGCTCTCACGTTCGGCACGCTGCGCCTGCGGCCACATCACGATGAGGCCACCAAAGGCCATGATGATGCCGCCGAACCACACCCACCACACCAGCGGGTTGAAGTGGATGTGCACCGCCGCCGTTTCGCGATCGGCCGCGCCCGTGAACACGAGATACACATCCTGTTGCATGGACTCGAGGATACCCACTTCGGTCGACGGCTCGAACGTGGGCTCACCCTGCGTATTCACATGCTGGCGCTTTTCACTGGAAAGCAGGCCCATGGGCTTGCCGTCCTTGGTGACGTCGAAGGTAACCGACAGCACGCGGCGATTGAGCTGTTCGAAGCTCGAGAGGCCCTGGCTGGTGAACGTCCACTCGTGGCCGTACGGGTCCTTGGCCGTGACCGTCTCGCCGGTCTTGAGCAGGGCCGTTACGTCGGTCTTGAACATGAGACCCGCAAAGGCG is a window encoding:
- a CDS encoding cytochrome c-type biogenesis protein, yielding MRRLSSFRSTRRDFLFRTGVTVVGVAGMAWPATAQDAAAPAQPEASTGTVTMSADSYKPVSRPPKPGAKPTMDARQVEAFERNLACPCPCTLDIYTCRTTDFQCGISPAVHGDIQRLVDGGYTADEIMEALIGTYGDFILNSPRKQGFNLLAWFAPFAGLALGAVGIGVLLRSWRLNARRAAEARAARDLVSASATASSSSANDALSDLDATPDELARLQAALKDDR